The Candidatus Zixiibacteriota bacterium genome contains the following window.
GGGAGATATGAAGGTCTGGAGCGACGGACGAAAGACATCTTTGCTTCACGAGCATATCTTCTTTGTCCGCCCGAGCGATACCGCGGGGCTTTATACCGGATTTGCTTTCAGTAATGAGGGAGCCTCGTTGACCGGCCGGGCAACGATGAAAGAGGGCGTATGGAAATGGAGCTGGAACTATAACAACGGCGATCAGGAAAAGGCCGAAATGGTCTGCTATCAAATGGGCAAGATGATTTATAAGGGGATGGTGACCGGCAAGGACGGTACGACACTGACCAGCGTCGAGTATGATCTTAATAAACCTGTTATGGCAAAAGGACAGTAACAGGAGACGGAGTCAGCTTCGCATTTCCACGCAATCTTATTCAGAAACAAGAACCAAAAGGATTTATGGCAGGAGCACGACGCTCCTGCCATTAGAATAAATGCTTCCTGATTTAATAGTATGGCTACGGTCGCTTATGATTATCTAACCTGAGAGGTAGCGTTCAACCTCGCTCCTGAGGGCTGCAATATGCTCCGGGGTCGTGCCGCAGCATCCGCCGAGAATGCTTACTCCGAGTTGAAGCATCTCCTTGCATTTTTCCGCCATGAATTGCGGTGATTCGGGATAGATAAGAACCCCCTCGGTCATACGGGGCAGGCCGGCATTGGGGCGGATGAGAATGGGAAGGTCGGTATATTTACGAAATTCGGCGGCAATGCCGATCATATTTTCTATTCCGTTGCCGCAATTGGAGCCGATTATATCGGCGCCGGCATCGGCCAGCCCTTTGGCCGCTTGCTCCACGGTTACGCCCATGATAGTGTAAAATCCTCTCGGGGTGGAATCAAAGGTCATCGCGGCGCTGACCGGCAATGATGGTGCAACGGCTTTGGCCGCTCTGACGGCCAGAATTGCTTCGTGTAAATCGGTCATGGTTTCGACCGAGATCATATCGATTTTTTCGGAGACGAGGGCGCTTATCTGCCTTTCAAATCCCGCCAGGACTTCCGCCGGTTCGGTATCGCCGTGCGGTTTCAGCAAGCGGGCGCAGGGGCCGCAGGAGGCGGCGATAAAGGTCTGGCCGTTGGCGCCTTTGCGTGCGGCGCGGACAGCGGCGATATTTATTTCTTCGGTTTTATCCTCAAGATGGTACATGGCCAGTTTGAGCGGCGACCCGCCAAAAGTGTTGGTTTGAATAATTTCCGCCCCGGCCGCGACATAAAGTCGAGCGATTTCCTCAAGGATATCGGGATGCTCCAGATTTATCCGTTCGGGGCATTCCCCCGGAGTGAGACCTCTTTGAAAAAGCATGGTTCCCATGGCGCCATCGGCGACAAGGACTTTTCGCTCATGCAGGCGGTCAAGGAAAGGGGTCATTCTATCTGCCCGCTACAAAACCTTTGACACAATCGACCGCGCTCATGCCGTCAAAGCAATAAGCATCGGCGCCAATTTCGCGGGCATAATCGGCCGAAACAGGCGCGCCGCCGATAATTATTTTTATCCGGCCATAGAGGCCCTGTTCCCGGGCGAGCTCAACCACTTTTTTCATTACCGGCATGGTTGTCGTAAGAAGAGCCGAGAGGCCGATAACATCGGCTTTGGTTTCCAGAGCAGTCGCGATAAATTTCTCGGGAGGGACATCATGCCCGAGATCGATAACATTGAAGCCGGCCCCTTTCAGGAGGATAGCAACCAGGTTCTTGCCGATATCGTGAAGGTCTCCCTGCACGGTCCCAATGACGATTTTGCCGATGGTCGGGATTTCTTTGCCCGCCAGGAGAGGTTTTAAAATATCAATCCCGGCATACATCGCCCTTGCGGAGAGAAGAACATCGGGCAGAAAAATCTCGTGGTTTTTGAATTTTTCGCCCACGATTGCCATGCCGGCGAGCAGGCCATCGTTGAGAATCGGACCCGGTGCAAGGCCGGATGTGAGTCCCTGTTCAGTCAATTCCGCGACCTCTGCGGCTTCGCCGTTTTGCAGGCTTTGGGACAGTTTTTCGAGAATATTCATGGAATTTTCACCGTTTATTCAAAGGGGATAATTTTCTTTGGAGCTCTAATCCTTTTGCGACAGGCGTGCGTTTTGCATTCTTCGCAGAAAGCGAAGTCGTCATCAAAGAGAAAAATCTCTCTGGTTGCGGCGACAATGACACCGCTGATCGATTTCAAGGGTTGCATGAGAAAACTCTCGCGAAGGGAGAGGCCGATCAGTTCCGGTTTGAGAGAGGCAAACAGTCTTTTCTGGGCGCTGATATGCCAGCCGCAGTAGCCGGGGCTGAAACGGAGTAATGTTGATGACGATGGCAACTGTCCGGTTTTTTTAAGGGTTCTTGCATAAAATGTTTCGACGATATCGGCGGCCATTTCGGCCGCCTCGGATGCGGCCGAATCGAGCATTGAGGCAAGAGCGAATTCATTTTTCTCAAAGAGAGATGTAATTTCGCGGTCAACGCTATCTCCCAGGGTGAGGGCAAAGATTGCCAGGCTGTCGGAATAAGGATAGATCGTCTCGAGAGGCGAGGGAATTTCGTTTTTCCCCTCGCCGAAGTAGATCGAGGAAAAGTCATTGGTGGAGATTTCCATCATGATTCCTTTGGGCCGGGAAATATCCTGAAGGAGAGAGATTGACTGTCCGGCCAGGTCCATAATTCTCTGGTCGGGGATTTTATTTTCGGGAATCCCCTGAGCTTTGAGAACGGCCGGTATGGCCGGAGCAAGCTCGGCGGGTGAAATTTCGATATTCTGACGCATCAATTTATCTCGGGCAGTTTCTCCATGCCATAGCGGCGGGCCTCGGATATCATCAAACGGGTGAGTTCATTCCTGATTTTTTCATCGAGCGCGACCGGCCGGTGTTCCTTTATGATCTTGTTGACCTCACGGTGCGCCCGTTCGCCGAGTGTCAAGCTTCCTTCCTCTTCCCACCGGGAGCGGTTAGCGCGATCGATGACCGGCCCGGGGAAGCGGATCTCCTTTTTGAGATGGCGGCGGGTGTGTTCGGAAATCAGGAGATGTTTTTCTTTCAGAAGCTCCTCAAATAGGGGCAATGACGGGAAATCCTCGCGGGGAGTAATGCCTTCAAGGAGGCGAGAGGCCATACCGCAGATTTCATTATCAAGCACAAGTTTTTCGAGACTGAAGCAGCTTTCGAAATCGAGCATGCCGGGACCGGAGATATTGTTTATTCCGGATAGGGCCGCCAGCACAGCTCCCATGGAGCTTTCCAGGCCGGCCTGGGCATCGAGGAGCTTGGCATCACTGAGGCCGATATAAGCCTGGGTCGGCAAGCCGAGGTACTTGCCGATATCGCAGTAGGCGCAGTCCATCATCATCGTTTCCACCGCACCCATGGGAGTGGTCTCGTATCTGATATCGAAAATGGCGGGGGATCCGCCATAAAGCACGGGCGTGCCGGGGTTGGTCAACTGGCTCATGACCAGGCCGCTCAGAGTTTCGGCGGTATGCTGGACAAGCGAACCAACCAGGGTAACCGGGGCAATAAATCCGGATAGCGGCATAGCGATGTATTCAACCGGTATTGAATATTTGGCACAATCGACCAGATTTTGTGAGGTGACATCACTCCATTTCAGCGGCGAGGTTGGGCAGCAGGAAAATATGGTTAGAGGTTTGGCCGCCAGCGATTCGCTTGAGCCGCGTACCGCGATCTGAAGATCTTTCATGATTTCGAAGGATTCTATCGTGAAGGCGCCGGTCACGACCGGCTTCTCGCAGAACATCAGGCTCAAATAGAGCCGGTAGCTATCGGATATCCGCTCGTGGACATCGCAGGGAATCATCGCGGTCGATTGTGAGGCGATATATTTCATCCCGCACATCAATTTGGAATATTCGATATACTCGCGAGTAGTCGGCCTGCGGATGGCACTGGTTTTATAGTCGAGGATATTGATTGCCGATGAACCGGGGGTGAAGTGGACATTATCGCCCGACAGGTCGAGGGCCTGATTT
Protein-coding sequences here:
- a CDS encoding homocysteine S-methyltransferase family protein, giving the protein MTPFLDRLHERKVLVADGAMGTMLFQRGLTPGECPERINLEHPDILEEIARLYVAAGAEIIQTNTFGGSPLKLAMYHLEDKTEEINIAAVRAARKGANGQTFIAASCGPCARLLKPHGDTEPAEVLAGFERQISALVSEKIDMISVETMTDLHEAILAVRAAKAVAPSLPVSAAMTFDSTPRGFYTIMGVTVEQAAKGLADAGADIIGSNCGNGIENMIGIAAEFRKYTDLPILIRPNAGLPRMTEGVLIYPESPQFMAEKCKEMLQLGVSILGGCCGTTPEHIAALRSEVERYLSG
- a CDS encoding corrinoid protein — protein: MNILEKLSQSLQNGEAAEVAELTEQGLTSGLAPGPILNDGLLAGMAIVGEKFKNHEIFLPDVLLSARAMYAGIDILKPLLAGKEIPTIGKIVIGTVQGDLHDIGKNLVAILLKGAGFNVIDLGHDVPPEKFIATALETKADVIGLSALLTTTMPVMKKVVELAREQGLYGRIKIIIGGAPVSADYAREIGADAYCFDGMSAVDCVKGFVAGR
- a CDS encoding trimethylamine methyltransferase family protein, whose translation is MVRPAIRFLDEELIRKIITEARALLHRLGMEIHNPGVLALLGDHGARIDLQKQRAFFTDDIIDRALKAAPHSFKLYDSAGNQALDLSGDNVHFTPGSSAINILDYKTSAIRRPTTREYIEYSKLMCGMKYIASQSTAMIPCDVHERISDSYRLYLSLMFCEKPVVTGAFTIESFEIMKDLQIAVRGSSESLAAKPLTIFSCCPTSPLKWSDVTSQNLVDCAKYSIPVEYIAMPLSGFIAPVTLVGSLVQHTAETLSGLVMSQLTNPGTPVLYGGSPAIFDIRYETTPMGAVETMMMDCAYCDIGKYLGLPTQAYIGLSDAKLLDAQAGLESSMGAVLAALSGINNISGPGMLDFESCFSLEKLVLDNEICGMASRLLEGITPREDFPSLPLFEELLKEKHLLISEHTRRHLKKEIRFPGPVIDRANRSRWEEEGSLTLGERAHREVNKIIKEHRPVALDEKIRNELTRLMISEARRYGMEKLPEIN